From the Sinorhizobium garamanticum genome, one window contains:
- a CDS encoding ABC transporter ATP-binding protein, which translates to MPATPLEVENLSAGYGPTRVLEGISFSVPAGARLAVLGRNGMGKTTLLATLAGQTRRYEGRIRIGETDVTALPSASRALSGLGFVPQARCIFPTLTVEENLFVGLKGRPKSALQEAYDMFPRLHERRRNLGSQLSGGEQQMLSTARSILGRPSVLLLDEPLEGLAPVICEELMKVFAELARTGDMTIVLVEQRIQSALDFADHVIVLERGRLAWTGTPEKLSQDHTAVERLLGVGSLH; encoded by the coding sequence ATGCCGGCCACGCCGCTTGAGGTCGAGAACCTGTCCGCGGGCTACGGGCCGACGCGGGTGCTTGAAGGCATTTCTTTTTCGGTGCCGGCCGGCGCGCGTCTCGCCGTGCTCGGACGCAACGGCATGGGGAAGACGACGCTGCTTGCGACGCTCGCTGGCCAGACGCGCCGCTACGAAGGGCGCATCCGCATCGGCGAGACCGATGTCACCGCGCTGCCGAGCGCGTCGCGGGCCTTGAGTGGTCTCGGCTTCGTGCCGCAGGCGCGCTGCATCTTTCCGACCCTGACTGTCGAGGAAAACCTCTTCGTTGGGCTCAAGGGCCGGCCGAAGAGTGCGCTCCAGGAAGCCTATGACATGTTTCCGCGCCTCCATGAGCGGCGCAGGAATCTGGGCTCGCAACTTTCCGGCGGAGAGCAACAGATGCTGTCGACCGCCCGCTCGATCCTCGGACGGCCGTCCGTGCTGCTGCTGGACGAGCCGCTCGAAGGCCTGGCACCGGTCATCTGCGAAGAGCTCATGAAGGTCTTTGCCGAGCTTGCCAGAACCGGCGACATGACGATAGTGCTCGTCGAACAGCGGATACAGAGCGCGCTGGATTTTGCCGACCACGTCATCGTGTTGGAGCGGGGACGGCTCGCCTGGACCGGAACGCCGGAGAAGCTTTCGCAGGATCATACGGCGGTCGAACGGCTGCTGGGTGTTGGTAGCCTGCATTAG
- a CDS encoding LacI family DNA-binding transcriptional regulator yields MSFDERKKSRVTLLDVARHANVSRATASLVLRKSPLVGSETRSRVEQAMRDLGYVYNIGAARLRVERSQIIGAIVPNLTNPFFAELLSGIEEVIGETGKVVLLANSGDKVERQATLLQRMREHGVDGVILCPAAGTAPALSEEIADWGMPVVQVLRHISFDIDYVGADYAAGMRQAVDYLASLGHEKIAFAAHGPVQSAYQERVDGFRDAMLSKGLDPGILIHFPTPLGEIASATHLLFEQATRPTAAICFNHLVALGLSAGLHDCGLTIGRDLSLIGFDDVADEEAIRPKLTSVSTGPVTIGEMAARLLLERIAKPDLPPRRVVNDTTLHIRQSCGRPL; encoded by the coding sequence ATGTCCTTTGACGAACGAAAAAAGAGCCGCGTTACGCTTCTCGATGTTGCGCGACATGCAAACGTCTCCCGCGCGACAGCATCCCTTGTTCTTCGCAAGAGCCCGCTGGTTGGCAGCGAGACGCGCTCGCGCGTCGAGCAGGCGATGCGAGACCTCGGCTATGTCTACAATATCGGCGCGGCCCGCCTGCGCGTCGAACGCAGCCAGATCATCGGCGCCATTGTCCCAAACCTCACCAACCCTTTCTTTGCAGAACTCCTGTCGGGCATCGAGGAGGTGATCGGTGAGACCGGCAAGGTGGTCCTCCTTGCCAATAGCGGGGACAAGGTCGAGCGGCAGGCTACGCTTCTGCAGCGCATGCGCGAACACGGTGTGGATGGGGTCATTCTCTGCCCCGCCGCAGGCACGGCGCCGGCCCTGTCTGAAGAGATCGCGGATTGGGGCATGCCGGTCGTACAGGTGTTGCGCCATATCTCCTTCGACATCGACTATGTCGGAGCCGATTATGCCGCCGGGATGCGCCAGGCGGTGGACTATCTCGCTTCGCTCGGCCACGAGAAGATCGCCTTTGCCGCCCATGGCCCGGTCCAATCGGCCTATCAGGAGCGCGTCGATGGATTCCGTGACGCCATGCTTTCTAAGGGGCTTGATCCCGGGATCCTGATCCACTTTCCGACGCCGCTCGGAGAAATCGCCAGCGCGACGCATCTTCTGTTCGAACAGGCGACGCGGCCAACTGCGGCGATCTGCTTCAATCATCTTGTGGCCCTCGGGCTCTCCGCAGGGCTTCACGACTGCGGACTGACGATCGGTCGCGACCTCTCGCTGATCGGCTTCGACGATGTGGCGGATGAAGAAGCCATCCGGCCCAAACTCACGTCGGTCTCGACCGGGCCGGTGACGATCGGCGAAATGGCGGCGCGGCTTCTCCTCGAACGCATCGCTAAGCCCGACCTACCGCCGCGCCGCGTGGTGAACGACACCACCTTGCACATTCGGCAGTCCTGCGGCCGACCCCTGTGA
- a CDS encoding amino acid ABC transporter permease, whose product MYEFNFTPVLASLDQLLVGAWLTVRLSCAAMLIGLVVSITCAWGKTSGPAMLRAVIDGYIEIIRNTPFLVQIFFIYFAMPSFGPKLSPNSAALLALVVNFGAYGTEIIRAGIESIHKGQVEAGWALGLSRVQIFRYIVMKPALRTVYPALTSQFIYLMLNTSVVSVISADDLAAAGNDLQSATFASFEVYITVTLIYLALSVGFSALFYAVEKMAFKYPLSR is encoded by the coding sequence ATGTACGAGTTCAATTTTACGCCGGTGTTGGCGTCCTTGGACCAGTTGCTGGTCGGCGCCTGGCTGACCGTTCGCCTGTCCTGCGCCGCCATGCTGATCGGCCTTGTCGTCTCCATCACCTGCGCCTGGGGAAAGACGTCCGGGCCTGCGATGCTGCGTGCCGTGATCGATGGCTACATCGAGATCATCCGCAACACGCCCTTCCTCGTGCAGATCTTCTTCATCTACTTCGCCATGCCTTCGTTTGGTCCCAAGCTCTCGCCGAACAGTGCCGCGCTGCTGGCACTCGTTGTCAATTTCGGCGCCTACGGGACGGAAATCATCCGTGCCGGCATCGAGTCGATCCATAAGGGCCAGGTGGAGGCGGGGTGGGCACTTGGCCTGTCGAGGGTGCAGATCTTTCGCTACATCGTCATGAAGCCGGCGCTCCGCACCGTCTATCCCGCGCTCACCAGCCAGTTCATCTACCTGATGCTGAATACCAGCGTCGTGTCGGTGATCTCTGCGGATGACCTGGCTGCCGCCGGAAACGACCTCCAGTCCGCGACCTTTGCGAGCTTCGAGGTCTATATCACCGTCACCCTGATCTATCTCGCTTTGTCGGTCGGCTTCTCCGCGCTGTTCTACGCGGTCGAGAAAATGGCCTTCAAATATCCGCTCAGCCGCTAG